The Culex pipiens pallens isolate TS chromosome 2, TS_CPP_V2, whole genome shotgun sequence DNA window aagaggtgtttttcaactatttgcagcctgaaacggtgatgagatagaaatttggtgccaaagggacttttatgtaaaattagacgctcgatttgatggtgtactcagaattccgaaaaaacgtatttttcatcgaaaaaaacactaaaaaagttttaaaaaatctcacattttccgttacttgattgtaaaatttattggaacatgtcattttatggaaaatttaatatactattcgaatctacattgtcccagaagggtcattttttcatttagaacaaaatttttcattttaaaatttcgtgttttttctaactttgcagggttattttttagagtgtaacaatgttctacaaagttgtagagcagacaattacaaaaattttgatatatagacataaggggtttgcttataaacatcacgagttatcgcgattttacgaaaaaaagttttgaaaaagttactttttgcgtttctctttgtttcgtcgtccgtgtttgtcgcgggtgaccatgaatggccatgatcgatgacgaccaactttttcaaaactttttttcgtaaaattgcgataactcgtgatgtttataagcaaaccccttatgtctatatatcaaaatttttgtaactgtctgctctacaactttgtacaacattgttacactctaaaaaataaccctgcaaagttagaaaaaacacgaaattttaaaatgaaaaattttgttctaaatgaaaaaatgacccttctgggacaatgtagattcgaaaagtacattaaatttcccataaaatgacatgttccaaaaatttttacagtcgagtaacggaaaatgggagaatttttaaaacttttttagtgtttttttcgatgaaaaatacgtttattcggaattttgagtacgccatcaaatcgggcgtctaattttacacaaaagtccctttgacaccaaatttctatctcatcaccgtttcaggctgcaaattattgaaaaacacctcttttttcacatgttcaaaaatggaaggggtcgtaccgccccttcgtctcgagatatcaaaaaacggacctcggattcgtgatcagggacaaaagttaccccttaggacaaagtttcacgcaaatcgaagaggggtcggggcaactgctgtgtgagttggcggagaattacccatatataaaaaaaaaaacaaaaagattgaaaggtttgatgaatttcaaagagaaagaaaaggtttttttttaaattgattattttgaaataatgtcatacaaaaaatgacattttttatccgtgaacatattttttctaatcCGTTTTCTTCATAACTACCTATAACTTTACCCAAGACAACAAATCGTTCAGAAAATCAATTCGAAAGTTAAAGATTTTCGGATATTTATTTACGtctcaaatacaaaaaaatcacaaaatcgatcgatttcgtaaagaatttgGAAAACTGGGTcaacaaaatattgtttcatttttcaaaacattgacatAATTACATACAAATAtcggaaaaagtcggaaattcgccaaaatccgccaaatATTGGGAAAAAAGAagggaatttgatttttttttttcaaacactcgggaaaagtcgggaatcccaagcatactcgtttgcaaattattttctaaatcttgaaaaaatttgatattttgtacaattttcaaattaaattaattcaattcTTTCTAAGGaacttacataaaatttaaggTGCCTTTCACTATCTCCATCTATTTGAGACGAAACGACATCAAAAATCCTTATGAATATTGGAAGCATTTTGAACAGATATTCATAGTatttttaatgaaccatttttttcttaatttagtAGTAAAAGAGGTAACATCTAACATATAGCAACaatcaaataaatgaaaaactaatataaaaataaagccTTATTTTAAAGATTATGGCCAGCGTGAGTAATGATTATATGTTATTTTGTCAcattgattgaatatttgaaaaatgatttcagCTTGAGTTTggaagttgttttttatttgtttcttaATTCATTTAGTCACTtccaatatttttacaaatttttctcTTGAATTTTTTCGAGAGTTTGGGTAAATTGTTATAgataaagcttaatttttagatatcggaaaacttaaatatcgaataaaatctaaTCGTTGTTAGACCAGAAAGACAACAAGAAATTtcgcttaaaaaaaacaatgtttaaattgaaaaaaaatatgaatctaacaaactttgaataaaattattgcAAATATGTTCAAAGAATTAGTCTTTTCGAACAATTCGCATAAAATAAGTGGTAAACCATAGAAACTTATCAAactgatttttcaataaaaaaaattaaacaattaacattgatttaaaaaatccatacaTATCAAGGACTTtgtacaaacattttttaaaacccaatttctagatattttttaaaattatttgaaagacCAATAACAGCAATCATGGTTAAAGCgttctatgattttaaatttaatagaattaagaataaaatttaaattaagttatctttaacttttgccatttccagttgaaacgaagcatcaaacattatttttcggttattttttaaagcctttttgtttatgtttctactcTTAATCAAAATAACGAGTGcttaagcatgagcatgagcatgagcatgagagaccacccatggttgtccttctccgttgctgaacaggaccgtaatatcctatcaacacaaccggtcatacgcttcaacgatcaaataatgtttcccttatcaacagcattcatgaatgcgctgaaaagataaaacatcacggtcatcaaaactagagccgttgctaataggaaacagtcattggccaccaacggcgcccgccatgtcagtttgtagatctcgagggaacgggacgggaatgttagttagcacaggctgctaccaagggtgggttctatacgatatccacacccccgcgtgtgccggaaaactacttctacttgggattttgttagtgggaaagggtaatggccaggattcatcatagaggatgatgatgtgacccaataatcaatgaatttcgttgagtgatagggtgatgtattatgtattctcaaggcaaacaatcggatgatgcggatgagaccattcccggttatttggtgttgagtttagcacaaatgatttaatcttagacagccggctgtggaaagatagaatcaaaattgtgtgtgattaaaaagtgaaatattatactcagcgtaacacatttacgtagagttgacctgagactatttatacttttaagtttttataagatgagcgaccaattaattactgatgagttatgagttatctgaaggacttgaacaatcgcgttgaaacaatatttgtcaccgtgctttacgagctataaTGCTAAAATGTGATTTCGCGGGAAACGAAAGGTCAAATATAATTTATGCTAACGCAATTAAGAACGAATCTTCCCATGAAACAATCgcaaatcatagaacaaagaaactcgactgactaacgagaaagacgatcgcgatatttgaactttacaatctaattaagaagaaaaaaaaagccacGTCAATAGAAAGGAATAGACAAACATACAGGTAACCACAAAACGGACTGCCTcaactgtcatcgtgacaaccagagcaagccgcaccttcacacacacacgcgcgcactcacccgacaaactcaccgacgacgaacgacgcgaaaaaacatgcgatccgtcggacaggcatcgcaaaacggactcttAATCAAAATAACGAGTGCTTAAAttgtttaagtatttttttagaaattaagaaatttggaAGTTAATTTTCTGACTTAACAAAAACGGTCAAtagtttgatttgtttgtttgttgaaaatCTTTCTTAGGTAAGAAATGCCGATTACTtgagtttctggaaaagtcgggaatttgaaaatgatcaccctaattattttgaattgggtactaaagtcctatgtcaatttttatgtacaacggtaaaaaacacgattaaaaaccattcctgatcacttttttttcattttaatggaaattttttttttggcaagacaacattttttcgatggatcaactatggtccccttggaacgagctgtcaagtaggagcttttctgtcaagaaggatcgcgaggttaatttttcaaaattgatttaaaaatccattttaaactctttatgctcgtacaaagggtcattgtactcagaaaaataagctttatcgctgtaaacaataatatcagctatctaagcttcattttaggacccaatttgctACTTTTTTACGTTGGTTTGCTTTTTGACTAGTTAATTACATAAACCTTTATAAAGTGTCTTAGTTACTATTGGTCGTCACTCACTGAAAATAAGttcaaatcggaaaacgaaacacattttaaatgctttaaCTTTTATCTTTAAGACAAAATCTTGTCAGACTGCTTATTGACCGACGGCTTCccagttgtttttgtttttctaaagCGATCTTCCGACACAGTGGGTcaaatagcatttttttattcctgaatcGTTCTACTGGTTCTATATTAAGTCCAAATGCACTTCCCAAACCAATCCAGAGTTGTACTCCCCGCACTTCACACGAGTGTTGATAAGCAACTGACTGAACCGCAATCTCTGCCGGCTTCGCTCCTCCTCTTCCCGAGCACTTTGTCGGGAAGAATTGGGGTTGGCGTAATTTTAGGATTATGCAACAGACGTTTGCACGAGCAAGACTCTTCACTAATTGGACTGCTgctctttttctttcttttgcgtcGTTTGCAGTTTCGTCGCCTGCTGGAGCAGGGCAACCGTGACCTAACCACGGCCACCGGCAACCGGTGCTCCAAGTGTTCGCCCGACTGCAGCGACTCGTGCAAGCTGCACCCGGTCCAGCAGGGCGAAGTTTCCTCTACCGAACCACCCCTGCCGGAACCGTCCGTCAACGGGCACTCGCCGGAAAAGTCCGCCTACTTCGAGGCGGTCCAGTACTACATCTCCAACATTGGCTGGGCCCTGCTCGAGATCAACTCGGACGGCGTGATCGAATGCGCCACCGAGAACGTCCGGGACGTGCTGCACTATTCGCGCAACGAGCTCCACGGACAGAGCATCTACTCGTACCTGCACACTGGCGACCACTCCAAGCTCAGTCCCATCCTCAACAAGAACTCGTTCGAGCTAAACTGGGATCAAGATGAGGTAGGTTTCCCGGACCTTCTATGGGTAATCTTTCTCCAACTAACGCCTTGCTTTTTCGTAGATGTTCTGCCAGTCCCCGAAGCGGACGATCCGCACCAAGATTCGGTGGCTGCTGAGGGCGCCCGACAGTGCCAACGATACGATCGAGCAGAAGCAGCAGCGGCAGGAAAAGTACAAGGACCTGCTGATCATTTCCGCCCAAGTCAAGGATGACACCGACGCCGAGTCGTCGTCGGTGCTCTGTCTAATCACACTACCGGAGGACGAGctgaaccagcagcagcacggGCAGCTCGGCCAGTTGGGGCTGCCAGGAAGCGTAGGAGTAGGAGCGGGAGCGGGAGTAGGTGTGGCCGCGGCCATCGAGCTGTCCAGCCTCACGATGCCACAGACGCTGGACGAGCAGCTGACGCTCAAGCTGGACATGAACGGCGCCATTATAGGTGAGTTGGAACGGTTTGTGTGCGTACTGTTCCGACGAGAAGTCCGGGCGTTCCATCGCTGCCGATCATTAACCTCCCAGCCACCCACTGACCTCATGCCCGCTTCCGGTGTGCCCCGTTCCGGTTTCCGCCAACCGGTTCCAGCACAATTCAATCACACTCACGCTTCATCTTCAAACACGCGGCCCTTTTCATTCGCTGttgttgtttacattattttgaaagaCGAAAACCCTACAGCAAGCAGTAACATAATCAAACTTTTAAGCACCCTCCGCAAACTCAAATCAGCACAAATTGCTGCTGGATCTTTTTCCGGATCTTTTCCGGAAAAGATCCGAACACAAATGCGGTTTGATGTTTGTGGGGAGagtcaaaaatgaaaacaagtCAGATGACAGATCGAAGGGTCCTCCGTCGACAAATGTCACTCACGACACCATCCTCAAAATGCGCAACGGTGCTCACGGCACTCACGGCTGACCGTGGGACGAGTACAGCAACAGCACAATCTCATATCCCACAGTTGTGAACCTTTACCAATGCTAACAAAACTTGTCCTTTCTACCTCCTTCCAGACTTAGACGCAGCGACGCTGAGGAAGCAGTTCGCCGGGTACCTAACCAAAGAGGCCTTCCGGTCAATCCACGATCTCTGCCACTTCCAGGATCGCGCCCGgctcaacgagcacctcaacaaTGTGATGAACGCGAACGGCACGGCCCAGGTCTCGTCGTACCGGTTGCGGCTCGGCGGCCCCGACGTGTACGTCCACGTGAAGGCCCAGACGAGATTATTCCGGAACAGCAAGGCGAACAACGAGCCGGACTTTATCATGGCGATCCACACGATCCTGACGGACAGCGAGGTGGCGATGGTGGAGGCCGCCGGAGGGTTGAACAAtccgtcctcgtcgtcgtcgtcggggttGGCCATTCCGAGCACGAGCACCGGCGGTGGCGGAAGTAGTAGTGGtggcagcggcagcagcagttCATCCCGCCAGTTGCAGCAGATCACGCAAGGGGTCAGCAACATGGGAGGACCGCTAATGTCCAGTATAATAAACGGTGGCGCCGGAGGCAACGGTGGTCCAGCCGGAGGTCTCCCAGGGGCCCTCTCGTCGGTGGTGTCCCCGCGGAGCAACCCAACGGCTTCGCTAATCCCCCCCTCGGACAGTTCGAACTTCTTCAACTCGGACTTTGAGTTTGAGTTTCCACATTCCACGTTCGACATGGAGTCCGTCGGGGTCGGCTGGGACTCGCGACCCGACTCGCGGACCAGTGTCACCCCGGTGAGCACCCCGCGGCCACCCTCCGTCACGGCGTACAGCCCTGCGGCCGCGCCCATGTGCCCTTCGCCGTTGACGCCGTACCACGCGGGCAGCGCCGGAGGGCAACCGTCGCCGTCGAACAACAACCAACAggtcaacaacaacaataacaacaacagcaTGACCAACAACAATGCCGGTCCGTTCGGGAGCAACTTTCCGTTTCCGTTCGACGACAAGGAGAAAATTCAGGAACAAATTcaccaacagcagcaacagcagaaccagcaacaacagcagcagcaacagatgGCCTCACACGATTCGGAACGATTGCGAAATCTACTGACAACCAAACGACCTCACTCAAATGCCTCATCCTCGTCCGGGCTGGACATGGACCATGACCACCGGAACCCGAACCGGATCTTGAAGGTAAGTACACCAAAAACCTCGAATTCCTAATCTTCTTCAATTGGCATACATCCGATCTGGCCGTAAAAAACtccctctttttcaaaatttcatccctctctctctctgtacTCCCATAGGGCTTACTAAATTCCGAAGAAGATAAGGATAGTAATGGGAATAGGTTACGCGTGGCTCCTCAGTCAGTTAGAGCGGCCCCACAGCAGGGTGGTAGCGTGGTGATGGCGGCCACCGAGAGCAAAAAGCCCGGTGGCGCCAATAACATGCTACTGCAGGTAGGCGCCCCTCTCCACTCTCCTTTTAGAAACACCACGTTTGGTTTGagtttttgtttctgtttttcTAAATTACTTGCAAGCACTTGTGtactagattttttgttttgttcacaaACACCGGTTCCACAAATAATTAGTTTACAAAATCAATGATAAAAGTTTCAAACAATGAACATTCGCtagtggggtgactttgagcgtAAGGGCACCACGTTTTATTATACAGTCGATTCTCTGATGGTAGATCTTCTCGatctcaatattgctccatctaccGATGAATtattcagtcccttcaaactgcttAGGCTGCAcacataaagtacgtcacgctaaaatcagtcaAAATTTAATAGGCGCAACATTCTCATCACTAGCACAGTCATTTGACTCTCACCACCTTTCTCCAATCTATGtagattagataaggtaagGTGGAATTTTTCAGCTGTCACAATAGTTAGCACGAAACCTGGATTTTAAATAGTAATTTTCAGAATAGTTCAGATTTTTCCATTTTCCGGGCATACACTCAAACttgcaggccaagtgcgaatgatgctgataatacctcttcagttgacgctcaggcaaggaacatcctggaaggagcgtcactgactacgtccgtagtcctgttagatctttcttgatcaagacagtatagctctggttccttgcaagtgtcctattttcttacctccacgttggcttggttttcatgatgacctagctggtggcctgtggaaacggatcgtaaacctttgaccaccgcgggtcaaagtcgagacggctaaaagaaaggggcgcgacaatgtgggaaagggaagtaatttgtgattgtagacggtattgttttgattcgcagtatgttgagtcaactgctgtggatgtacctgaaacatcacacaacggggtttctcttctttccgttTTTATCTATCATCTATattctgttaattttgtttaactgaTTCTCTAACGcagcttctgtttactatcctccatttgatttcgattttacttatttgattctcttatttctcaacacttttccactctattttaccaattgatgctgctgtaacaaactgtctgctttcccttaatttggcagcgatgtcaattttgtttatcatgtgccttttctttatttatctatttcaataatttctcatcttccctgtaaattgcccatcataacaataatctaagcttgtttgttatctcttttcattaactattgttaatttctttatcttcttcataaattactatctttcttttactattgattctttacatagtatgtttccttcactgtccattgttttgaaacttcacctttttcttaagcaagtgaggttcgagcccttgctcaatttatggaatgattaaaggattaacacaaatattactattgtacttttgaaaaacttttctaagatgcttaggaccaaaatattgtaacaaaacaccgcgacaaaagaaatagcaacagataaacacgactcaacaatagggaagatttcaggagaaaacaatacacagtaaataacaattagtttttgaattcaaactaaaaataaaacagtttttgctttaatgaaagttgttaggcacactttaaatggttaggcgcttatacttacatcaaaccctacgtaatgtaccacccccggccgagttaaaatgcgtaaccggaaaagaaggtgtgcatgcctggcacgaacactcaaagcgtgttctagcgtgctgctcgtactgactcagagcaagggtgagatgtaggtgtaagggcagtgcgtgttcgtcgggaacctggtgcataagatcggtcaaggcccgttcttacactgaaaattgcgaattgcgaatttccGGGCATACACTCAAactccgatggtttgacaccaatgtTTTCAAACGAATGCGGTCACTTTTCAGTTTGAACGGAAAAAGGGCAGTGGGAATTGGGAGATAAATTTCCGGGTATGATAATTGTAGTCGCTGAGAACTgaaagtttgacatttttaaagccCTGGATGGAACCCGAGCCCAGAGAATAGCGTTGtcatttacggacacagagaacactgGGCGAGAGTAATATGCCCTCGAGATTCacttgcaaaaagatattttattcttcaaaacaaaaaaaaaacacaagctatttacgggaatcgaaccagagacctttgagcaggggtgctcaaagtttttggaggccgggccaaatttaaagctcaaatgagcttgcgggccaaatttacaaaaaaggttgttaaaaaaaataaattacgttattttaatgtaaaagattacatttctgttatttaaaaaaaagtgtattcaaaataatagaaaccacaaaataactggtttctatcggtattgttgattttgttgtttctggtatttgaaaaaaaaaagtttttagctgaaagtacttgtattttcaaaaaaaaaaagttttttttatatttcgaaaatggtgttgacattacatgttgaacaattcatctataagttaagtgtggctaatgaaaaaccgttgagatccagaatttcaacatttcaatgaaaaaaaaattttagaaaatgatttaagcttccgtatagttaacctgcaatcattattttcaaaaaaaaaagcgaaaccacattatttttatttcatcgaaaatttaataaaattcaaattattttgaaaaaacccaaacatgctcaaatgattttaaatgcaaaggaatgcatatttaattaaattcagcTAAATGCacctaaatttcattttttaagttttttgaaaatatatttttgctcctggctttcgagtcaattttttaataatggtggaggggtgggttgatcgacgatagctttgtaaaatatttgctgcaaacttgattctcagatttccacattttgtctgcctgaatcagttgatagtcaatcagactcgttatctaactgtaatgagttcgaattcCTTAGGAAGTACAATGTtagtttgagggtcagttcataaaagggtcaatatgacttgcaaattaataaagaaaacttttatttttgcaactattacagaattctacctaagacaaacttgaacgtttttttgatatttctaaaaatgtttgataaaagttttgacgatatttactagtttcactcacattgaaacgtgtgaaattgttttaattacaaaatatttggaACAAATTATTTCCTAAATAATATAATTATAATCCTAAAGTgaggatcaaaatattgataaatcataagatatttttttattaacaaaaaaataaaaaaagattagcataaaaaagcttaaaataaaccttaattttgaaaaagtattaaatcactttacaagtggtcaacgggccacaaaatatcacctcgcgggccacgtttggcccgcgggccatactttgagcacccctgccttTGAGGCTTTGACAGGCAAATCAGATGACGTAATGGCCTCGGCCACCACACCacaacaaaaggtcgaatgccaaagggtcgaatggacaaatggtCGAATGGGCAAAAGGTctaaagtggacaaaaggtggaatggacaaaacgtcgaaaggacaataggccgaattaaaaaaaatacatttttgcaaaacaaaacatttgatGTGTGCCTAAATacacaaatattgaaaagcaaCTACGGAAAGGTGATTCAAAATTTAGAAGTCGAACTATTTTTGGAAGAACTGCTTATGTTTGAAAGACtgtaaaaactcacaaaaatattttgagaatcaagaaaaggttgttttaaaaattaaaaataaacgtccaaaatatttcagaagtcgaactttttttttcaaagaactgcccatgtttgaaagaatggaaaaacacaCGTAAATATTACGACAAACAagaaaaggttgttttttttttaaataaaatgacatttggaaaaatatttaagaagtcgaactttttttttgaaaaactgctcatgtttgatagaatggaaatcttctcaaaaaatgttttggaagtTATtctctttattaaaaaaaatatcgttactAAATATAaggatacagaaaaaaaatccgatttgatatcaagaaaaaaaaaattcaagatttatttttaagtttataattattattatttgtttcatttttccaCATTTACCTTTTGTactttcgacgttttgtccattcgaccttttgtccattcgaccttatgtatttcgaccttttgtcgaaATCctagaagtcgatgtatgacattTGTTGGagattgtttcaattaacgaataAATTCTGAGGGAACGATGCTCTCGACTATGAATTGTGGGTGAAGCAAATATGATAAATGGCATAATGAACtaacatcaaaatttccaaatactTTATTAAGAGATGAGTTTTCGTAAATCTTTTATCGAGATAGGGACAGGTTTTATTCAGACAATATCATTCGAAACCAATTGATTTCTGATTCATAAACCGAAAATCAAGAACCTTGTCCGGGGTGCCTCGAAAGACTGACTACGTCAGGGTTAGATTATTAGattgaaaaagcataatttcatactaatgcaatttttgttttgtgaaagtACACCAATTACTCTAGTTGGCCATCAACACTGCTCACAATACACACCTTGCTTCTTACCTTAACTGACTGAGTGACACCAAATTCATTCAGAATGCGCTTTTGAATGAGTTAATTTTTCGATAGTTTTCATTACTTTAATAATTTATTGCTAAAATTGCGATTATGTTTCGTTCTCTACACAGCTTCTCAACGAAaagagcgacgacgacgacctggAGGGCCGAAATCGACCGAGCGAACTGCTCCGGCAGCTGCAGAAAGTGAAAGTGAGTAACGTCTCCATCGCACTGACTGATTGATCTAAGGACAATTCTCGAATAATCCGAACATCCCTCCCTCTTTCCCTTCAGGACGAACCCAAAGAGCACCCCGCCCCGCTCAACAACGAGGAGCTGATCCAGATGCTGCGATTCCAGGGCAACGACCGCAAGCGACCCTCGAACGAGCCGGACGAGGGCGGGGCGGCCAAGCGGCCCTCCGACAAACCGTCCAAACTGTGCGAAAAGAACAAGATGCTGGCGTCGCTGCTGGCGAACCCGGCCAAGGCGCCGACCCCGCTCCTGCCCGGCCATCTGCCGCTGAACCGCATCATCCCGGACATCCCGATCTCGAACGTGGCCCGGCAGATGGCCAGCGTGACGAGTTCGACGCCccccaaccagcagcagcagaccatcaacaacaacaacctgaCCACTAGCAACAATAATCTGAAGCAAGTACAACAGATGAACCATCAGCTGCGGcttcagcaacagcagcagcagcagcaccaacagCAGTTGCGTAAAGCGCAAGCAATGCCTTCACAATCACAACAGCCACCTACTTCATCCGATATCTACCTCAGccaacaccagcagcagcaggcgcAACAGGCGCAAGTCCAAGCCCAGCAACAGGCACTGCTTCAGGCCCATCTTGTGGCGGCGGCCCAGCAGCGCCAGCAAAACTTCTCCCCTGCCATCCAGGACTCGGGCATCGGGTCGGTGGGCAGTGGGACGTTCGCCACGCCCTCGTCCGCGACCAGCACCACCAGCACGCCCATGC harbors:
- the LOC120427680 gene encoding nuclear receptor coactivator 1 isoform X2 codes for the protein MNYQQSGFKRLGPCELPLSDQWLVHSQLTSSQQSQSSQSQSQYSSSSQTAATQQQQHSSSGGSSGSSASHQHLQPKIMNAVVPAVSVPAASKKIRRKPDTKPQSQINKCNNEKRRRELENEYIEQLGEFLQINKRDMTACKPDKAAILSEVVRTFRRLLEQGNRDLTTATGNRCSKCSPDCSDSCKLHPVQQGEVSSTEPPLPEPSVNGHSPEKSAYFEAVQYYISNIGWALLEINSDGVIECATENVRDVLHYSRNELHGQSIYSYLHTGDHSKLSPILNKNSFELNWDQDEMFCQSPKRTIRTKIRWLLRAPDSANDTIEQKQQRQEKYKDLLIISAQVKDDTDAESSSVLCLITLPEDELNQQQHGQLGQLGLPGSVGVGAGAGVGVAAAIELSSLTMPQTLDEQLTLKLDMNGAIIDLDAATLRKQFAGYLTKEAFRSIHDLCHFQDRARLNEHLNNVMNANGTAQVSSYRLRLGGPDVYVHVKAQTRLFRNSKANNEPDFIMAIHTILTDSEVAMVEAAGGLNNPSSSSSSGLAIPSTSTGGGGSSSGGSGSSSSSRQLQQITQGVSNMGGPLMSSIINGGAGGNGGPAGGLPGALSSVVSPRSNPTASLIPPSDSSNFFNSDFEFEFPHSTFDMESVGVGWDSRPDSRTSVTPVSTPRPPSVTAYSPAAAPMCPSPLTPYHAGSAGGQPSPSNNNQQVNNNNNNNSMTNNNAGPFGSNFPFPFDDKEKIQEQIHQQQQQQNQQQQQQQQMASHDSERLRNLLTTKRPHSNASSSSGLDMDHDHRNPNRILKLLNEKSDDDDLEGRNRPSELLRQLQKVKDEPKEHPAPLNNEELIQMLRFQGNDRKRPSNEPDEGGAAKRPSDKPSKLCEKNKMLASLLANPAKAPTPLLPGHLPLNRIIPDIPISNVARQMASVTSSTPPNQQQQTINNNNLTTSNNNLKQVQQMNHQLRLQQQQQQQHQQQLRKAQAMPSQSQQPPTSSDIYLSQHQQQQAQQAQVQAQQQALLQAHLVAAAQQRQQNFSPAIQDSGIGSVGSGTFATPSSATSTTSTPMPEWDSELNEILNHVIDIAPEGNFVDSELNSLLGISSIESSTSATPSQSSQQDIQEKLAINAIQKSLMQIENVTSPMQYSGSPPAYPMHGGGMSAPGGSPAGGSQQAPTTPNPNFTPPPVYTPRVRMSSTGSSGGGGGGSGGGPSGGQMGNGAPGGGPNALTIQKLQNHQQQRERIHQEQQRQRLLQQQKQQQMVVPVNATANADMNLGLTPGMQNIESLLNNTVAPNVSLTRANSVVPDSQLSPGFSPSQLMQQQLSPNQRTQLSPQQTGFQGSPFNNNPVHRMSPQQVGGFPQQQQQQPGTPGSQQLSPRQPPFASNPQVSQPNALQQQQQQWQNANARLSIQQQNPMLNAQLSTIPGYNPAAAAAGRQQFVAPQRQRSLNSPGTPRQGSFGGTVDGGGFPGPPSPSQPGQNFNNPAVFAAAQQMRLQRQGSVPPQATQHLPGSPRPSYGGHGPGPDAGGYGMMFSQAAMQQHTAGSPGDYFNRVQTGGANGGGGGGGGSNGGPNAGGLNSSELVRQELRAVVSGRAQNAAAAGGVCGTGGLRTPQSPIGMSPGMVATAPGGPGGGGNVQGPGSASSGGGGGGGIGGNGDSMQTSQIPGTSSSSSLLHPAGDMDPSMLFNFHLTPKELMAGGTLLDSSKLLAASDESWPADENVNPVVVKRSSSEAIRVGDPKNSSLLLQKLLSD